A region of Solanum dulcamara chromosome 7, daSolDulc1.2, whole genome shotgun sequence DNA encodes the following proteins:
- the LOC129894794 gene encoding uncharacterized protein LOC129894794 yields MVTKKRTITFEPIDNLYYCSAIATRSLVEKKEDPRVFTIPCTIDTFNFTRALCDLGASINLMPLAIYRQLGLGVPKPTTMRLLMAERLVMKPVRILYDVLVRVDRFVFSIDFFILDRVVDLEAPQSWKDHLWARAENW; encoded by the coding sequence ATGGTTACTAAGAAGAGGACAATCACCTTCGAGCCTATTGACAACCTATATTATTGTAGTGCTATTGCTACAAGGTCATTGgttgaaaagaaagaagaccCAAGAGTATTCACTATCCCATGCACCATTGATACATTCAATTTTACCAGGGCTCTATGCGACTTAGGAGCTAGTATCAACTTGATGCCACTTGCAATCTACAGACAGTTGGGCTTGGGAGTCCCCAAACCAACTACAATGAGGTTGTTGATGGCTGAAAGATTAGTGATGAAGCCTGTAAGGATCCTATATGATGTGCTGGTGAGAGTTGACAGGTTTGTATTCTCTATTGATTTTTTCATCTTAGACCGTGTGGTGGACTTAGAAGCCCCACAATCCTGGAAAGACCATTTATGGGCACGGGCAGAGAATTGGTAG